A portion of the Nomia melanderi isolate GNS246 chromosome 2, iyNomMela1, whole genome shotgun sequence genome contains these proteins:
- the rt gene encoding protein O-mannosyltransferase rt isoform X1 produces MEVRRRRRTRTQDNKELQVQSAKFDYEDISANCVENILRDEKDAEIPSYTFEEYKVKESLATTAIRTQIKINLEIDLISIILLISGIVTRLYRLEEPRSIVFDELHYGKYVGLYMRRTFFFDSHPPFGKQLISVIAYLAGFDGQFKFDTIGSSYADNVPLFALRLVPALCGSFLIPTAYHLILELGLKQWTAALAGILLLFDNALLTQSRFILMESILMQFSLFGLICIMKFRKVMDQPMTLSWWIWLSLGIANLTCALCVKYVGLYSLILALFLIASDYWTLIPRKSLSSTVLYIHLIIRIIVIVGVICTVYLTIFYIHLSILSKAGPHDSVMTSAFQASLEGGLASITKGQPLEVTHGSQITLRHTYGRACWLHSHNHIYPLKYPDGRGSSHQQQVTCYSFKDVNNWWIVKKPERNDLVVTKPREPIKHGDIIQLVHGITSRALNSHDVAAPMTPQSQEVSCYIDYNVSMPAQNLWRVEIVNKNTNGNIWHAIQSQVRLIHVNTDYALKFSGRQLPDWGFNQHEVVADKLIDQIDSMWNVEEHRYTKSEDQKQRERELINAEMIPLQATTLSFWEKFLELQIKMFFSGQEGQKSHMYSSSPLDWPLMSRGIAYWVSNDSNAQIYLLGNIIIWYSATLCVVIYSFLFIFYMLRRRRMCFDITHMEWNKFSNIGTILLTGYLLHFLPFVFVERTLFLHHYLPALIFKLLLTAATVEHLYYLIETRFQQNVLFHILRCITFIWIVFIIYIFKKFSLLSYGTTHLSAKEVLKLRWRDTWDFIVHKT; encoded by the exons ATGGAAGTTCGTCGTAGACGTAGAACAAGGACACAAGATAATAAGGAATTACAAGTGCAAAGCGCCAAGTTTGATTATGAGGATATTTCTGCCAATTGtgtcgaaaatattttacgagatgaa aaagATGCAGAAATTCCTTCTTACACATTTGAGGAATATAAAGTGAAAGAATCACTGGCAACGACGGCAATACGAacgcaaattaaaataaatcttgagatcgatttaatttcaattattttactgATAAGTGGAATTGTCACTCGTCTTTACCGCTTAGAAGAACCACGCAGTATTGT ATTTGATGAATTACATTACGGAAAATATGTAGGACTTTATAtgagaagaacattttttttcGATTCGCATCCTCCTTTCGGAAAACAGCTTATTTCCGTAATAGCATATTTGGCGGGTTTCGATGgtcaatttaaatttgatacaATTGGAAGCTCCTATGCGGATAACGTTCCTTTGTTCGCGTTACGATTAGTACCCGCGTTATGTGGCAGTTTCTTAATTCCAACGGCCTATCACTTAATTTTAGAATTGGGTTTGAAACAATGGACTGCAGCATTAGCgggaatattattgttattcg ataaTGCTCTCTTAACACAATCCAGATTTATTTTGATGGAAAGTATTTTAatgcaattttcattatttggattaatatgtattatgaaatttagaaaagtaATGGATCAACCAATGACTTTATCTTGGTGGATATGGCTAAGTTTGGGTATTGCAAACTTAACATGTGCATTATG CGTGAAGTATGTTGGATTATATTCACTGATTCTTGCATTATTCTTAATTGCTTCTGATTATTGGACTCTAATACCAAGAAAATCTTTATCTAGcacagtattatatatacatCTTATAATAAGGATTATTGTAATAGTGGGTGTAATTTGTACTGTTTATTTgactatattctatattcatttATCTATTCTCTCTAAAGCTGGGCCACACGATTCTGTAATGACAAGCGCTTTTCAAGCAAGTTTGGAAGGTGGTCTTGCCAGTATTACAAAAGGTCAACCATTAGAAGTTACGCATGGTTCACAAATTACTTTAAGGCACACATATGGAAGAGCTTGTTGGCTTCATAGCCATAATCATatatatccattaaaatatcCAGATGGTCGAGGTAGCTCGCATCAACAACAAGTTACATGTTACTCCTTTAAAGATGTTAATAACTGGTGGATTGTAAAAAAGCCAGAAAGAAATGATTTAGTTGTTACTAAACCTCGTGAGCCAATAAAACATGGTGACATTATACAGTTAGTACATGGAATTACAAGTCGAGCATTAAATTCACATGATGTTGCAGCTCCGATGACACCTCAAAGTCAAGAAGTGTCTTGCTACATTGATTATAATGTATCCATGCCAGCACAAAATCTTTGGAGAGTTGAAATTGTTAACAAAAATACTAATGGCAATATTTGGCATGCTATTCAAAGTCAAGTGCGTTTGATACATGTAAATACAGATTATGCATTAAAGTTTAGCGGAAGGCAATTACCTGATTGGGGTTTCAACCAACACGAAGTAGTGGCAGATAAATTAATAGATCAAATAGATTCTATGTGGAATGTTGAGGAACATAGATATACCAAAAGTGAAGAtcagaaacagagagaaagagaattaaTTAATGCTGAAATGATTCCATTACAAGCTACCACTTTGAGTTTTTGGGAAAAATTCTtggaattacaaataaaaatgttttttagtGGTCAAGAAGGGCAAAAGAGTCATATGTATTCTAGCAGTCCTTTAGATTGGCCTTTGATGTCTAGAGGAATTGCATATTGGGTTTCGAATGATAGTAAT GCTCAAATATATCTTttaggaaatataataatatggtaTTCCGCTACACTCTGTGTGgttatatattcttttctatttatattttatatgttacgACGAAGAAGAATGTGCTTCGATATTACACATATGGAAtggaataaattttctaatattggAACCATTTTATTAACTGGATACTTATTACACTTCTTACCTTTTGTATTTGTTGAAAGAACTCTTTTCCTTCATCATTATTTGCCAgcattaatttttaagttattgcTTACAGCAGCAACAGTAGAACATTTATACTATTTAATTGA GACTCGATTCCAACAAAATGTTCTGTTTCACATATTAAGATGCATTACTTTCATCTGgatagtttttattatatacatatttaaaaaattttcccTACTTAGCTACGGGACAACACATTTAAGTGCCAAGGAAGTTTTGAAGTTGAGATGGCGAGACACATGGGACTTTATTGTACATAaaacttaa
- the rt gene encoding protein O-mannosyltransferase rt isoform X2 → MEVRRRRRTRTQDNKELQVQSAKFDYEDISANCVENILRDEKDAEIPSYTFEEYKVKESLATTAIRTQIKINLEIDLISIILLISGIVTRLYRLEEPRSIVFDELHYGKYVGLYMRRTFFFDSHPPFGKQLISVIAYLAGFDGQFKFDTIGSSYADNVPLFALRLVPALCGSFLIPTAYHLILELGLKQWTAALAGILLLFDNALLTQSRFILMESILMQFSLFGLICIMKFRKVMDQPMTLSWWIWLSLGIANLTCALCVKYVGLYSLILALFLIASDYWTLIPRKSLSSTVLYIHLIIRIIVIVGVICTVYLTIFYIHLSILSKAGPHDSVMTSAFQASLEGGLASITKGQPLEVTHGSQITLRHTYGRACWLHSHNHIYPLKYPDGRGSSHQQQVTCYSFKDVNNWWIVKKPERNDLVVTKPREPIKHGDIIQLVHGITSRALNSHDVAAPMTPQSQEVSCYIDYNVSMPAQNLWRVEIVNKNTNGNIWHAIQSQVRLIHVNTDYALKFSGRQLPDWGFNQHEVVADKLIDQIDSMWNVEEHRYTKSEDQKQRERELINAEMIPLQATTLSFWEKFLELQIKMFFSGQEGQKSHMYSSSPLDWPLMSRGIAYWVSNDSNDSIPTKCSVSHIKMHYFHLDSFYYIHI, encoded by the exons ATGGAAGTTCGTCGTAGACGTAGAACAAGGACACAAGATAATAAGGAATTACAAGTGCAAAGCGCCAAGTTTGATTATGAGGATATTTCTGCCAATTGtgtcgaaaatattttacgagatgaa aaagATGCAGAAATTCCTTCTTACACATTTGAGGAATATAAAGTGAAAGAATCACTGGCAACGACGGCAATACGAacgcaaattaaaataaatcttgagatcgatttaatttcaattattttactgATAAGTGGAATTGTCACTCGTCTTTACCGCTTAGAAGAACCACGCAGTATTGT ATTTGATGAATTACATTACGGAAAATATGTAGGACTTTATAtgagaagaacattttttttcGATTCGCATCCTCCTTTCGGAAAACAGCTTATTTCCGTAATAGCATATTTGGCGGGTTTCGATGgtcaatttaaatttgatacaATTGGAAGCTCCTATGCGGATAACGTTCCTTTGTTCGCGTTACGATTAGTACCCGCGTTATGTGGCAGTTTCTTAATTCCAACGGCCTATCACTTAATTTTAGAATTGGGTTTGAAACAATGGACTGCAGCATTAGCgggaatattattgttattcg ataaTGCTCTCTTAACACAATCCAGATTTATTTTGATGGAAAGTATTTTAatgcaattttcattatttggattaatatgtattatgaaatttagaaaagtaATGGATCAACCAATGACTTTATCTTGGTGGATATGGCTAAGTTTGGGTATTGCAAACTTAACATGTGCATTATG CGTGAAGTATGTTGGATTATATTCACTGATTCTTGCATTATTCTTAATTGCTTCTGATTATTGGACTCTAATACCAAGAAAATCTTTATCTAGcacagtattatatatacatCTTATAATAAGGATTATTGTAATAGTGGGTGTAATTTGTACTGTTTATTTgactatattctatattcatttATCTATTCTCTCTAAAGCTGGGCCACACGATTCTGTAATGACAAGCGCTTTTCAAGCAAGTTTGGAAGGTGGTCTTGCCAGTATTACAAAAGGTCAACCATTAGAAGTTACGCATGGTTCACAAATTACTTTAAGGCACACATATGGAAGAGCTTGTTGGCTTCATAGCCATAATCATatatatccattaaaatatcCAGATGGTCGAGGTAGCTCGCATCAACAACAAGTTACATGTTACTCCTTTAAAGATGTTAATAACTGGTGGATTGTAAAAAAGCCAGAAAGAAATGATTTAGTTGTTACTAAACCTCGTGAGCCAATAAAACATGGTGACATTATACAGTTAGTACATGGAATTACAAGTCGAGCATTAAATTCACATGATGTTGCAGCTCCGATGACACCTCAAAGTCAAGAAGTGTCTTGCTACATTGATTATAATGTATCCATGCCAGCACAAAATCTTTGGAGAGTTGAAATTGTTAACAAAAATACTAATGGCAATATTTGGCATGCTATTCAAAGTCAAGTGCGTTTGATACATGTAAATACAGATTATGCATTAAAGTTTAGCGGAAGGCAATTACCTGATTGGGGTTTCAACCAACACGAAGTAGTGGCAGATAAATTAATAGATCAAATAGATTCTATGTGGAATGTTGAGGAACATAGATATACCAAAAGTGAAGAtcagaaacagagagaaagagaattaaTTAATGCTGAAATGATTCCATTACAAGCTACCACTTTGAGTTTTTGGGAAAAATTCTtggaattacaaataaaaatgttttttagtGGTCAAGAAGGGCAAAAGAGTCATATGTATTCTAGCAGTCCTTTAGATTGGCCTTTGATGTCTAGAGGAATTGCATATTGGGTTTCGAATGATAGTAAT GACTCGATTCCAACAAAATGTTCTGTTTCACATATTAAGATGCATTACTTTCATCTGgatagtttttattatatacatatttaa